A genomic region of Sphingobium sp. HWE2-09 contains the following coding sequences:
- a CDS encoding isochorismatase family protein, translating into MSVDHMIEWHQMKELTMSYDRLTADNAAVLFVDHQTGLANGVQTQSPPEFVNNVKALVTIAQIYKLPTVITTSAADGPNGPVMPVVAQGLPDATIVARPGEINAWDNAEFVAAVEKTGRKKLLVAGISTEVCLAFVALSAKQAGYDVYAVLDASGTWDKRVEAAAIARMVQVGVVPITWVGVGAELMGDWRSPTGEAHGKLMADHLPFAGNNMAGYLAAKGLA; encoded by the coding sequence GTGTCGGTCGATCACATGATCGAGTGGCACCAGATGAAGGAATTGACGATGTCCTATGACCGCCTGACTGCAGACAACGCTGCCGTGCTTTTCGTGGACCACCAGACCGGCCTTGCCAATGGGGTCCAGACGCAGAGCCCTCCCGAATTCGTCAACAATGTGAAGGCGCTCGTCACGATAGCGCAGATCTACAAGCTGCCGACGGTGATCACCACCAGCGCCGCCGACGGTCCCAATGGGCCGGTCATGCCGGTCGTGGCGCAAGGTCTGCCGGACGCGACGATCGTCGCGCGGCCCGGCGAGATCAACGCCTGGGACAATGCCGAGTTCGTTGCGGCTGTCGAAAAGACCGGGCGCAAGAAGCTGCTTGTTGCTGGCATCTCGACCGAGGTTTGTCTTGCCTTCGTGGCGCTGTCTGCCAAGCAGGCCGGCTATGATGTTTACGCCGTGCTTGATGCGTCGGGCACATGGGACAAGCGCGTCGAGGCTGCGGCGATCGCGCGCATGGTCCAGGTCGGCGTCGTGCCGATCACCTGGGTCGGTGTCGGCGCGGAGCTGATGGGTGACTGGCGCTCGCCGACAGGAGAAGCGCACGGGAAGCTGATGGCCGACCATCTGCCCTTTGCAGGCAACAACATGGCAGGCTATCTGGCCGCGAAGGGCCTTGCATGA
- a CDS encoding FAD-binding oxidoreductase produces the protein MTANLTKLPVWHEGERFIQEKLGVAERMASVGQRVIRDHMPDQHRAFYAQLLFIVLGSVDAAGAPWATFIEGRAGFITSPDPTTLEIDASADPTDPAASGLQPGKPIGLLGIEMHTRRRNRMNGVVGEAAQGFRVDVDQSFGNCPRYIQLRDVSHARDPGTPYPGDVETLTALDAPARAMIADADSFFVASYADRDDRRQVDVSHRGGKAGFVRIADDGTLTIPDFDGNLFFNTLGNILLNGRAGLLFVDYESGDMLQMTGTADLIFDGPEIAAFQGAERLWTFRAQTIVRRRGALALRWTMQAEPWSPSSLMTGDWDEAVNRLRAAELSARWRPLKVTKIVDESSAIRSFHLQPDDGAGLLPHQAGQHLPIRLTLLGEDKPVIRTYTLSVAPSDGIYRISVKRKGAVSSHLHDSIRIGDVIEARAPAGDFTIDARETRPAVLLAGGVGITPLLAMLRHVVYEGVRKQRIRATTLFHAARTKAERPFGPELAALVEASSNAVKVVRVISDPTDAAEGADYEAVGRIDMALLTRFLPFNDYDFYLCGPPAFTQTLYDGLRSMNIADARIHAEAFGPSSLMRSPDLGRAAQTPMRPASTKPVPVAFMASAKEARWTPDSGTLLDLAEARGLSPAFSCREGTCGTCKTKLLRGAVTHIHQPGISLANDEVLICSAVPAQQQSAEEDRVQLEL, from the coding sequence ATGACGGCGAACCTAACCAAGCTTCCGGTCTGGCATGAGGGTGAGCGCTTCATCCAGGAAAAGCTCGGCGTGGCGGAGCGCATGGCGTCGGTCGGCCAGCGGGTCATCCGCGACCATATGCCCGATCAGCACCGTGCCTTCTACGCGCAGCTCCTGTTCATCGTCCTGGGCAGTGTCGATGCGGCAGGAGCGCCCTGGGCGACGTTCATTGAGGGGCGCGCCGGATTCATCACCTCTCCCGACCCCACCACGCTCGAAATCGACGCCAGCGCGGACCCGACCGATCCCGCCGCTTCGGGCCTGCAACCGGGTAAGCCCATCGGGCTGCTCGGCATCGAGATGCACACGCGCAGGCGAAACCGCATGAACGGCGTCGTCGGTGAGGCCGCACAGGGCTTCCGGGTCGATGTCGACCAGAGTTTCGGCAACTGCCCGCGCTACATCCAGCTTCGCGATGTCAGCCATGCGCGCGATCCCGGCACGCCCTATCCCGGCGACGTGGAAACCCTGACCGCGCTCGACGCCCCCGCCCGGGCGATGATCGCCGACGCGGACAGTTTTTTCGTCGCCTCCTATGCCGACCGCGACGATCGCCGGCAGGTCGACGTCTCCCACCGTGGTGGCAAGGCCGGGTTCGTCCGCATCGCCGACGATGGCACCCTCACCATTCCCGATTTCGACGGCAATCTGTTCTTCAACACCCTCGGCAACATCCTGCTCAATGGTCGGGCCGGATTGCTCTTCGTCGATTATGAGAGCGGCGACATGCTCCAGATGACGGGCACGGCCGACCTGATCTTCGACGGTCCCGAGATCGCCGCCTTTCAGGGTGCGGAGCGACTCTGGACGTTCCGGGCGCAGACGATCGTGCGCCGGCGCGGCGCGCTCGCCTTGCGCTGGACGATGCAAGCGGAGCCTTGGTCGCCCAGTTCGCTGATGACAGGCGATTGGGACGAAGCGGTCAACCGTCTCCGCGCGGCCGAGTTGTCAGCCCGCTGGCGCCCGCTCAAGGTGACGAAGATCGTCGATGAGAGCAGCGCGATCCGTTCCTTTCACCTCCAGCCCGATGACGGAGCCGGTCTGCTGCCGCACCAGGCGGGACAGCATCTCCCGATCCGTCTGACCCTTCTCGGCGAGGACAAGCCCGTCATCCGCACCTACACGCTCTCGGTCGCTCCGTCCGACGGCATCTATCGCATCAGCGTCAAGCGCAAGGGTGCTGTCTCAAGCCATCTGCACGACAGCATCCGGATCGGCGATGTGATCGAGGCGCGCGCCCCCGCCGGCGACTTTACCATCGACGCCCGCGAGACGCGCCCCGCCGTCCTGCTGGCGGGCGGGGTGGGCATCACGCCGCTGCTCGCGATGCTGCGGCACGTCGTCTATGAGGGCGTGCGCAAACAGCGGATCCGCGCCACCACTCTGTTCCACGCCGCCCGGACCAAGGCGGAGCGGCCATTCGGCCCCGAACTGGCGGCATTGGTCGAGGCCTCCTCCAATGCCGTGAAGGTCGTCCGGGTGATCAGCGACCCCACGGACGCCGCTGAAGGCGCTGATTATGAGGCGGTGGGCCGGATCGACATGGCCCTGCTCACCCGCTTCCTGCCGTTCAACGATTATGACTTCTATCTGTGCGGCCCACCCGCTTTCACCCAGACGCTCTATGACGGTCTGCGCAGCATGAATATCGCAGATGCGCGTATCCATGCCGAGGCCTTCGGCCCGTCGTCGCTGATGCGTTCGCCCGATCTGGGGCGTGCGGCTCAAACGCCGATGCGGCCTGCATCGACGAAGCCCGTTCCTGTCGCCTTCATGGCATCGGCCAAGGAAGCGCGCTGGACGCCTGACTCGGGAACGCTTCTGGACCTTGCCGAGGCGCGCGGCCTGTCGCCAGCGTTCAGTTGCCGCGAGGGTACGTGCGGAACGTGTAAAACGAAGTTGCTGCGCGGTGCCGTGACCCATATCCACCAGCCGGGTATCAGCTTGGCCAACGATGAGGTGCTGATTTGCAGCGCGGTGCCTGCGCAGCAGCAGTCGGCCGAGGAGGATCGGGTTCAACTGGAGCTGTAA
- a CDS encoding LysR family transcriptional regulator produces the protein MDRWQAMRIFAKVAETESFAETARLMHMSAPAVTRAVASLEEMIGARLFVRTTRSVKMTEAGARYFEDCRRILADIAEAEAAAAGSYATPAGTLAVTASVIFGQMYVLPVMTEYLDSYPTMSGRTFFIDRPVNIVEEGVDVAIRIGHLPDSGFTAIKVGSVRRVVCGSPAYFEKHGVPSTPAALKDHRIAAATSAWASPEWRFAGDQRITIDAALQCNTNEAAIATAKDGWGLTRVLHYQIGPALVAGELQIVLADHEEPALPIHVIHPEGRHAPAKVRAFVDLAVSRLRENRLLN, from the coding sequence ATGGATCGATGGCAGGCGATGCGGATCTTCGCGAAGGTCGCTGAAACGGAAAGCTTCGCGGAAACCGCGCGTCTCATGCACATGAGCGCGCCTGCGGTGACCCGCGCCGTCGCCTCGCTGGAAGAGATGATCGGCGCGCGCCTGTTCGTCCGCACGACGCGGTCGGTGAAGATGACCGAGGCCGGCGCGCGCTACTTCGAGGACTGCCGGCGCATCCTCGCCGATATCGCCGAGGCCGAGGCCGCCGCCGCTGGCTCCTATGCGACGCCGGCAGGGACGCTCGCCGTCACCGCGTCGGTGATATTCGGCCAGATGTATGTGCTTCCGGTCATGACCGAATATCTCGATAGCTACCCGACGATGAGCGGCCGGACCTTCTTCATCGACCGTCCCGTCAACATCGTCGAGGAAGGCGTCGATGTCGCCATCCGCATCGGGCATCTGCCCGACTCCGGCTTCACGGCGATCAAGGTCGGTTCGGTCCGCCGCGTGGTCTGCGGATCGCCTGCCTATTTCGAGAAGCATGGCGTGCCCTCCACGCCTGCGGCGCTGAAAGACCATCGGATCGCGGCGGCGACCAGCGCGTGGGCGTCGCCCGAATGGCGCTTCGCTGGCGACCAGCGGATCACGATCGACGCTGCCCTACAATGCAATACCAACGAAGCCGCGATCGCCACCGCGAAGGATGGCTGGGGCCTGACACGCGTGCTGCACTATCAGATCGGTCCGGCGCTAGTGGCAGGCGAACTTCAGATCGTGCTCGCCGATCATGAGGAGCCGGCGCTCCCGATCCACGTCATCCATCCCGAGGGGCGCCACGCGCCTGCCAAGGTCCGGGCCTTTGTCGACCTGGCCGTCTCGCGGCTCCGCGAAAACCGGCTGCTGAACTGA
- a CDS encoding LysR family transcriptional regulator has product MEIEDLRTFVEVADAGGVSPAARRLGLAKSIVSRRLSRLEDELGVQLLARTTRGAALTEAGIIFRERAARICADLEAARDEILPTGDLRGRLRLAAPSSFGAEYFAPALAELARRHPLLHVQSLFSDRYVDLVSEGFDCGIRVGYLPDSNLVARKIGSFPVRLFASAGYLEKYGAPAAPENVIEHAAVMIGSESWKFSRNGKTVQVHPHGRFKSDSAATIAEATAASIGIAALPDAIAARYVEDRQLTPIMEDWSLPSVGVYVVRPPGQHLPRKVRVLTDLLLERFGASAKGE; this is encoded by the coding sequence ATGGAGATCGAGGATCTGCGGACATTCGTCGAAGTGGCCGATGCGGGCGGTGTCTCGCCGGCGGCGCGGCGGCTTGGGCTTGCCAAATCCATCGTCAGCCGTCGGCTGTCGCGGCTGGAGGACGAACTGGGTGTGCAGTTGCTCGCCCGGACGACGCGCGGCGCAGCGCTTACCGAGGCGGGCATCATCTTCCGCGAGCGTGCCGCGCGCATCTGCGCCGATCTGGAGGCCGCCCGAGACGAAATCCTGCCGACGGGCGACCTCAGGGGCCGGCTCAGGCTCGCGGCGCCCTCGTCATTCGGCGCGGAATATTTCGCGCCCGCGCTGGCCGAACTTGCGCGCCGTCATCCCCTGCTTCACGTGCAGTCCTTGTTCAGCGACCGCTATGTCGATCTGGTCAGCGAAGGGTTCGATTGCGGCATCCGTGTCGGCTACCTGCCCGACTCGAACTTGGTGGCGCGCAAGATCGGCAGCTTCCCGGTCCGCCTGTTCGCTAGCGCCGGCTATCTTGAAAAGTATGGAGCGCCGGCGGCGCCGGAGAATGTGATCGAACACGCTGCCGTGATGATCGGATCGGAAAGCTGGAAGTTCAGCCGGAACGGCAAGACCGTCCAGGTGCACCCGCACGGCAGGTTCAAGTCCGACAGCGCCGCCACCATCGCGGAGGCAACGGCCGCCAGCATCGGCATAGCGGCTTTGCCGGATGCGATCGCCGCACGCTACGTGGAAGACAGGCAACTCACGCCCATCATGGAAGACTGGTCGCTACCGTCGGTCGGAGTTTATGTCGTGCGGCCCCCCGGGCAGCATCTGCCGCGCAAGGTCCGGGTGTTGACGGACCTGCTGCTCGAACGGTTCGGCGCCTCTGCAAAGGGAGAATAG
- a CDS encoding TonB-dependent receptor, giving the protein MPQSHAAQNEAVITATPAEALYEGGAIIITARRRNEKIQDVPVAANSYGGEQLAATRTYNLRDLQALSPSLVVTVTNPRNTSINIRGLGNNVSVYNDGLEPAVGVYMDQVYLARPGQAVFDLADIERIEVLRGPQGTLFGKNTSAGAVVITTKSPTFDPEIGGDLTYGNYDFRQLHAYASGALIDDKLAARIYVSKTDRDGYVSNRYDDSKTQDYHDFGLRGQLLFTPTNNFKLRLIGDYGFQKQQTAAAVLTGVIRSYDNGSNFANNYTDRTTRLGVPVVTDAPSERIVDVNGNPRYKMRQGGVAAIADLTLPGHSLTSVTSWRRWDWYPHNDGDSTRLDAGRDFHQSNNQQQFSQELRIASEGERRVDYIAGLYYLWQSIKAEALNAYGADAAAWFLAPTVDPTVGAAALNNYTVLSHSKPVTNSYAAFGQTIWHITPTIDLTTGLRYTYETKTGWFDQEATGADLSGLTTAQQAAAQAIRARYGVANYYEARTKEGRLSGQATLSWKVTPDALLYATYGRGNKFGGLNLANIVTTGQFAVDPVIKPETIDSYELGVKTSWLGGKLITNLAGFWTDVSDYQTTIIDTAPDRNNISYFTNVGKVRTRGFEGDVRVTPTPWLSLYGSGTYTDAQYVSYPNAPCPIETTGVTSCNLSGDRLPGVSKWAFSAGGEAKAPVGNRLGHDAEFYTGADFSFRSNFYTTASLSRYSLIPGYSLLNARVGVRARDGALDLQVWGRNLFNKGYFQSLSAANTGAITGTLGDPRTYGVTLRTRF; this is encoded by the coding sequence GTGCCTCAATCCCATGCGGCACAGAATGAAGCCGTGATCACCGCTACGCCTGCAGAGGCGCTTTACGAGGGCGGTGCCATCATCATCACGGCGCGCCGGCGTAATGAGAAAATCCAAGACGTGCCGGTCGCGGCGAACAGCTATGGCGGCGAACAGCTTGCGGCGACACGCACCTACAATCTGCGCGACCTTCAGGCGTTGAGCCCCAGCCTTGTGGTGACGGTCACCAATCCACGTAACACCAGCATCAACATTCGCGGCCTGGGCAACAATGTCTCGGTCTACAATGACGGACTTGAGCCGGCAGTCGGCGTCTATATGGACCAGGTCTATCTCGCCCGGCCAGGCCAGGCAGTCTTCGACCTTGCCGACATCGAGCGGATTGAGGTTCTGCGCGGCCCCCAAGGCACCCTGTTTGGCAAGAACACGTCCGCCGGTGCGGTCGTGATCACGACCAAGTCGCCGACCTTCGATCCGGAAATCGGCGGTGATCTGACCTATGGCAATTATGATTTCCGCCAACTGCACGCCTATGCGAGCGGCGCGCTGATCGACGATAAGCTGGCTGCGCGCATCTATGTTTCGAAGACGGATCGGGATGGCTATGTCTCCAACCGCTATGACGACAGCAAGACGCAGGATTATCACGATTTCGGCCTACGTGGGCAGTTGCTCTTCACGCCGACGAACAATTTCAAGCTGCGGCTTATTGGCGACTATGGCTTCCAAAAGCAGCAGACTGCCGCCGCCGTCCTGACCGGCGTCATCCGCAGCTACGACAATGGCAGCAATTTCGCGAACAACTATACTGATCGGACCACGCGGTTGGGTGTTCCGGTCGTCACCGATGCGCCAAGTGAACGCATCGTCGATGTGAACGGCAACCCTCGCTACAAGATGCGCCAAGGCGGCGTGGCGGCCATTGCGGACCTCACTCTGCCGGGCCATTCGCTGACATCCGTCACCTCCTGGCGCCGGTGGGACTGGTATCCCCATAATGATGGCGACAGCACCCGCCTTGATGCCGGACGGGATTTCCATCAGAGTAACAACCAGCAGCAGTTCAGCCAGGAGTTGCGCATCGCTTCCGAAGGCGAGCGCAGGGTCGATTATATCGCTGGTCTTTATTATCTGTGGCAGTCGATCAAGGCCGAAGCACTCAACGCCTATGGTGCTGACGCGGCAGCCTGGTTCCTGGCGCCGACCGTCGATCCGACGGTCGGCGCCGCAGCGCTCAACAATTACACCGTTCTCAGCCATTCGAAGCCCGTCACGAACAGCTATGCCGCCTTCGGCCAGACGATCTGGCATATCACGCCCACGATCGACCTCACTACGGGCCTGCGCTACACCTATGAAACCAAGACCGGTTGGTTCGATCAGGAGGCGACGGGGGCGGACCTGAGCGGTCTGACGACCGCGCAGCAGGCCGCGGCGCAGGCGATCCGCGCTCGCTATGGCGTCGCCAACTATTATGAGGCCAGGACGAAGGAAGGTCGCCTCTCAGGTCAGGCGACATTGTCCTGGAAGGTGACCCCAGACGCGCTGCTCTACGCCACCTATGGTCGCGGCAATAAATTTGGTGGGCTGAACCTTGCCAACATCGTCACCACCGGTCAGTTCGCCGTCGATCCCGTCATCAAGCCGGAAACGATCGACAGCTATGAGCTGGGCGTCAAGACCAGCTGGCTGGGCGGCAAGCTGATAACGAACCTCGCCGGTTTCTGGACCGACGTCAGCGACTATCAGACGACGATCATCGACACTGCGCCCGACCGCAACAATATTTCCTACTTCACCAATGTCGGGAAGGTTCGCACGCGCGGGTTCGAAGGAGATGTCCGCGTCACGCCCACGCCATGGCTCTCCCTCTATGGCTCGGGTACCTACACCGATGCGCAATATGTCAGCTATCCTAATGCCCCATGCCCGATCGAAACGACAGGCGTCACGTCCTGCAATCTGTCGGGCGACCGGCTACCCGGCGTGTCAAAATGGGCGTTCTCCGCTGGGGGCGAGGCAAAAGCTCCAGTCGGCAATCGCCTTGGGCATGACGCGGAATTCTATACGGGCGCCGATTTCAGCTTCCGTTCCAACTTCTACACGACGGCCAGCCTGTCGCGCTATTCGCTCATTCCTGGCTATAGCCTGCTGAACGCGCGGGTCGGCGTGCGCGCGCGGGATGGCGCGCTGGACCTGCAAGTGTGGGGCCGCAACCTCTTCAATAAGGGCTATTTCCAGAGCTTATCGGCCGCCAATACGGGGGCGATCACCGGGACGCTGGGTGATCCGCGCACCTATGGCGTGACGCTCCGCACGCGTTTCTGA
- a CDS encoding nuclear transport factor 2 family protein: MSRPPVPPFTRDSATEKVRLAEDGWNSRDPAKVALAYTLDTRWRNRAEFATNREEAQAFLTRKWNKELEYRLIKELWAFTGNRIAVRYAYEYRDDSGQWFRAYGNENWEFAEDGLMAHRHASINEHPIREEDRKFRWPLGRRPDDHPGLSDFGF; this comes from the coding sequence ATGAGCCGTCCGCCCGTCCCACCCTTCACCCGCGACAGCGCCACTGAGAAGGTGCGATTGGCCGAAGATGGCTGGAACAGCCGCGACCCGGCGAAGGTCGCGCTTGCCTACACGCTCGACACCCGCTGGCGTAACCGCGCCGAGTTCGCGACCAACCGCGAAGAAGCGCAGGCCTTCCTCACCCGCAAGTGGAACAAGGAGCTGGAATACCGGCTCATCAAGGAGCTGTGGGCCTTCACCGGCAATCGCATTGCGGTCCGCTATGCCTATGAATATCGCGATGACAGCGGTCAGTGGTTCCGCGCCTATGGCAACGAGAATTGGGAGTTCGCCGAGGACGGCCTGATGGCGCACCGCCACGCCAGCATCAACGAACATCCGATCCGCGAGGAAGATCGCAAGTTCCGCTGGCCGCTCGGGCGGCGCCCCGACGATCATCCGGGTCTCAGCGATTTCGGCTTCTGA